Proteins from one Sphingomonas sp. HF-S4 genomic window:
- the mraY gene encoding phospho-N-acetylmuramoyl-pentapeptide-transferase: MLYWIAEQLGFPGILNLIRYLSFRTGAAVATALLLGLIIGPRFIGWLRVRQGKGQPIRSDGPQTHLAKRGTPTMGGLMILTSLMISLFLWMNLANPLVWACMFVTFGFGAIGFLDDYDKVRKASTAGVSGKVRLLAEFAIAGIASWVIIAQTGTQLYVPFFSWIHPDLGWLYIPFAAFTIVAFGNAVNLTDGLDGLATMPVVIASMAFMLIAYLAGNKVFATYLGIPHVPGAGDLAILCGAMIGAGLAFLWFNAPPAAVFMGDTGSLALGGALGAIAVSSQHELVLGIIGGLFVVEALSVIIQVFFFKRTGKRVFKMAPIHHHFEQLGWSEPTVVIRFWIIAFVLALAGLATLKLR; the protein is encoded by the coding sequence ATGCTCTACTGGATCGCGGAACAGCTGGGCTTCCCCGGCATCCTCAATCTCATCCGCTACCTGTCGTTCCGCACCGGCGCCGCGGTGGCGACCGCGCTGCTGCTCGGGCTGATCATCGGGCCCAGGTTCATCGGCTGGCTGCGCGTTCGTCAGGGCAAGGGACAGCCGATCCGCAGCGACGGCCCGCAGACGCACCTCGCCAAGCGCGGCACGCCGACGATGGGCGGGCTGATGATCCTCACCAGCCTGATGATCTCGCTGTTCCTGTGGATGAACCTCGCCAACCCCCTCGTCTGGGCATGTATGTTCGTCACCTTCGGCTTCGGCGCGATCGGCTTCCTCGACGATTACGACAAGGTGCGGAAGGCGAGCACCGCGGGCGTATCGGGCAAGGTGCGCCTGCTCGCCGAATTCGCCATCGCCGGGATTGCGAGCTGGGTGATCATCGCGCAGACCGGCACCCAGCTCTACGTGCCCTTCTTTAGCTGGATCCACCCCGATCTCGGCTGGCTCTACATCCCCTTCGCCGCCTTCACGATCGTCGCGTTCGGCAATGCGGTGAACCTGACCGACGGGCTCGACGGGCTCGCGACGATGCCGGTGGTGATCGCCTCGATGGCGTTCATGCTGATCGCGTATCTGGCGGGCAACAAGGTGTTCGCGACCTATCTCGGTATTCCGCACGTGCCGGGTGCGGGCGACCTGGCCATATTGTGCGGCGCGATGATCGGCGCGGGGCTGGCATTCCTGTGGTTCAACGCGCCCCCGGCGGCAGTGTTCATGGGCGATACCGGCAGCCTCGCTTTGGGCGGCGCGCTCGGTGCGATCGCGGTGTCGTCGCAGCACGAGCTGGTGCTCGGCATCATCGGCGGACTGTTCGTCGTCGAGGCGCTCAGCGTTATCATCCAGGTTTTCTTCTTCAAGCGCACCGGCAAGCGCGTCTTCAAGATGGCGCCGATCCACCACCATTTCGAACAGCTCGGCTGGTCCGAGCCGACCGTCGTCATCCGCTTTTGGATCATCGCGTTCGTGCTGGCGCTGGCGGGGCTCGCAACGCTGAAGCTGCGGTGA
- a CDS encoding UDP-N-acetylmuramoyl-tripeptide--D-alanyl-D-alanine ligase, which translates to MRGVTLWTSGEIASATGGLASTEFTVSGVTFDSREVGPGDLFLALGGETTDGHRFLDQAFAQGAAGAVVSRDTAHPNVRVDDTTAALDALGRASRARMAGKVVGVTGSVGKTGTKEALFAALDRSDPGCAHRSVKSYNNHTGVPLSLARMPRDTRFGVFEMGMNHAGELAQLTRLVRPHVALVTTIAPAHMGFFASEEAIADAKGEIFQGLEPGGTAIIPFDSPHRERLIAAARPHAGRIVTFGLHDGADFRAVERMRVRTGGTFVTARFDARELSFTLSQPGEHWVSNAMAILAAVDAVGGDLEMAGLALAEMGGLAGRGQRFLAQLPGGEALVIDESYNANPASMRATLAVLAHEPGRKLAVLGEMRELGDHSNAFHAELAEPIVAAGVEHAILVGDAMRTLAKALEGRVEFVHVPDAATARERLNAVLAPGDAVLVKGSNGVRLSTVVAALAERAMA; encoded by the coding sequence ATGCGCGGCGTGACCCTCTGGACTTCAGGCGAGATCGCCTCTGCCACCGGCGGACTCGCTTCAACTGAATTCACGGTATCGGGCGTCACCTTCGACTCGCGCGAAGTCGGCCCCGGCGATCTGTTCCTCGCGCTCGGCGGCGAGACCACCGACGGCCATCGCTTCCTCGACCAGGCCTTCGCGCAGGGTGCGGCCGGCGCGGTGGTTTCCCGAGACACCGCGCACCCTAATGTCCGCGTCGATGACACCACTGCCGCGCTCGATGCGCTGGGCAGGGCATCGCGCGCGCGCATGGCGGGCAAGGTGGTCGGCGTCACCGGATCGGTCGGCAAGACCGGCACCAAGGAAGCGCTGTTCGCCGCTCTCGACCGCAGCGATCCCGGCTGCGCGCACCGCTCGGTCAAGAGCTACAACAACCATACCGGCGTGCCACTCAGCCTCGCCCGCATGCCGCGCGACACCCGCTTCGGCGTGTTCGAGATGGGGATGAACCACGCCGGCGAACTTGCCCAGCTGACCCGGCTCGTCCGCCCCCACGTCGCGCTCGTCACCACAATCGCCCCGGCGCATATGGGCTTCTTCGCCAGCGAGGAGGCGATCGCCGACGCCAAGGGCGAGATCTTTCAGGGTCTCGAGCCCGGCGGCACGGCGATCATCCCATTCGATAGCCCGCACCGCGAACGGCTTATTGCCGCCGCCAGGCCGCATGCCGGCCGCATCGTCACTTTCGGCCTCCACGACGGCGCCGATTTTCGTGCGGTCGAGCGCATGCGCGTCCGCACCGGCGGCACCTTCGTCACGGCGCGCTTCGATGCCCGCGAGCTGAGCTTCACGCTCTCGCAGCCGGGCGAGCATTGGGTATCCAACGCGATGGCGATCCTCGCTGCGGTCGATGCCGTCGGCGGCGATCTCGAAATGGCGGGCCTCGCGCTCGCCGAGATGGGCGGGCTTGCCGGCCGCGGACAGCGCTTCCTGGCGCAACTGCCAGGCGGCGAGGCGCTGGTGATCGACGAGAGCTACAACGCCAATCCCGCCTCGATGCGCGCGACGCTGGCGGTGCTCGCGCACGAGCCGGGGCGCAAGCTCGCCGTGCTTGGCGAGATGCGCGAGCTCGGCGACCATTCGAACGCCTTCCACGCCGAACTCGCCGAACCGATCGTCGCGGCCGGCGTCGAGCATGCGATCCTCGTCGGCGATGCGATGCGCACGCTCGCAAAGGCGCTTGAGGGCAGGGTCGAATTCGTCCATGTGCCCGACGCCGCAACCGCGCGCGAACGGCTGAACGCCGTGCTGGCGCCGGGCGATGCGGTCCTCGTAAAAGGCTCTAACGGCGTGCGTCTCTCGACGGTCGTGGCGGCATTGGCGGAAAGGGCGATGGCCTAA